In Jejubacter calystegiae, the following are encoded in one genomic region:
- a CDS encoding YeiH family putative sulfate export transporter: protein MTTSTLSTPHRTLWHFAPGLLLSALIAAIALWGGNIPQVAGAGFSALTLAILIGMVVGNTLYPKVWRQCDGGVLFSKQHLLRLGIILYGFRLTFAQIADVGASGIVIDILTLSSTFGLACLLGQRLFGLDRQTSWLIGAGSSICGAAAVLASEPVAKAEASKVTVAVATVVIFGTLAIFIYPALWPLLSHWFTPEAYGIYTGSTVHEVAQVVAAGHAISPEAENSAVIAKMLRVMMLAPFLLLLAGRVKQLAPAGQQEKSKITIPWFAVLFIVVAIFNSFHLLPDALVQEIVALDTALLAMAMAALGLTTHVSALKKAGMRPMLLALILFIWLIVGGGAINLAVQHIL from the coding sequence ATGACGACTTCGACATTATCTACGCCGCACCGTACGCTGTGGCACTTTGCGCCAGGGCTGCTGCTGAGCGCCCTGATTGCCGCTATCGCCCTATGGGGAGGCAACATTCCCCAGGTGGCAGGCGCCGGGTTCAGCGCCCTGACGCTGGCCATTCTGATTGGCATGGTCGTGGGCAACACCCTCTACCCTAAAGTATGGCGCCAGTGCGACGGAGGGGTACTTTTTTCTAAGCAGCATCTGCTGCGCCTGGGGATCATCCTCTACGGCTTCCGGTTGACCTTTGCCCAGATCGCCGACGTCGGGGCGAGCGGGATCGTTATCGATATTCTGACCCTGTCGAGCACCTTTGGTCTGGCCTGCCTGCTGGGTCAGCGCCTGTTCGGTCTGGATCGCCAGACCAGTTGGCTGATTGGCGCGGGCAGCAGTATCTGCGGCGCGGCGGCGGTACTGGCCTCGGAGCCGGTAGCCAAAGCGGAGGCCAGTAAGGTCACCGTGGCGGTGGCGACCGTGGTGATCTTCGGTACTCTCGCCATCTTTATCTATCCGGCGCTATGGCCGCTGCTCAGCCACTGGTTTACCCCGGAGGCTTACGGCATCTATACCGGTTCAACAGTACATGAAGTGGCCCAGGTCGTTGCCGCCGGTCACGCCATCAGCCCGGAAGCGGAAAACAGCGCCGTCATCGCCAAGATGCTGCGGGTGATGATGCTGGCCCCCTTCCTGCTGCTGCTGGCAGGACGGGTGAAACAGCTGGCCCCTGCCGGCCAGCAGGAGAAGAGCAAAATCACTATTCCGTGGTTCGCGGTGCTATTTATTGTGGTGGCGATATTTAACTCCTTCCACCTGTTGCCGGATGCGCTGGTGCAAGAAATTGTGGCGCTGGATACCGCACTGTTGGCCATGGCGATGGCGGCTCTGGGGCTTACCACCCACGTCAGCGCCCTGAAAAAGGCCGGGATGCGCCCGATGCTGCTAGCGCTTATCCTGTTTATCTGGCTGATTGTCGGCGGCGGCGCCATTAACCTGGCGGTGCAGCACATCCTGTAA
- the nfo gene encoding deoxyribonuclease IV, whose product MKYIGAHVSAAGGLENAAIRAAELKATAFALFTKNQRQWRAAPLSDETIENFKAACSKYHFGPGQILPHDSYLINLGHPVQEALEKSRAAFIDEMQRCQQLGLSLLNFHPGSHLKQISESECLARIADSINIALEQSEGVTAVIENTAGQGSNLGFRFEQLAEIIEGVEDKSRVGVCIDTCHAFAAGYDLRTEETCAETFADFERTVGFEYLRGMHLNDAKSEFASRVDRHHSLGEGNIGHTAFRWIMRDPRFDGIPLILETINPDIWDQEIAWLRDQQSD is encoded by the coding sequence ATGAAGTATATTGGAGCGCACGTGAGCGCGGCCGGCGGCCTGGAGAATGCCGCCATCCGCGCCGCAGAGCTGAAGGCAACCGCCTTCGCCCTGTTTACCAAAAATCAGCGCCAGTGGCGCGCCGCCCCCCTGAGCGATGAAACCATCGAAAACTTTAAGGCGGCCTGTAGCAAGTACCACTTTGGCCCCGGCCAGATCCTGCCCCATGACAGCTACCTGATTAACCTGGGCCACCCGGTTCAGGAGGCACTGGAAAAATCCCGCGCTGCCTTTATTGACGAAATGCAGCGCTGCCAGCAACTGGGGCTTTCACTGCTGAACTTTCACCCCGGCAGCCACCTTAAACAGATTTCCGAATCGGAATGCCTGGCGCGTATCGCCGACTCCATTAATATCGCGCTGGAGCAGAGCGAAGGCGTCACGGCGGTTATCGAAAACACCGCCGGTCAGGGCAGCAACCTGGGATTTCGCTTTGAGCAACTGGCGGAAATTATCGAAGGCGTTGAGGATAAGTCACGGGTGGGGGTCTGCATCGATACCTGTCACGCCTTCGCGGCAGGCTATGACCTGCGCACCGAAGAAACCTGCGCAGAAACCTTTGCCGATTTCGAACGGACAGTGGGATTTGAGTACCTGCGGGGCATGCACCTGAACGACGCAAAGAGCGAATTCGCCAGCCGGGTGGATCGCCACCACAGCCTGGGTGAAGGCAATATCGGCCATACCGCCTTTCGCTGGATCATGCGCGATCCGCGCTTCGACGGCATTCCACTGATTCTGGAAACCATTAATCCGGATATCTGGGATCAAGAAATTGCCTGGCTGCGCGACCAGCAGAGCGACTGA
- the fruK gene encoding 1-phosphofructokinase, whose protein sequence is MTRRVATITLNPAYDLVGFCEEIERGEVNLVRTTGLHAAGKGINVAKVLKDLGIDVTVGGFLGKENQEGFQHLFSELGIANRFQVVQGRTRINVKMTEKDGEVTDLNFSGFEVTRPDWERFVSDSLSWLGQFDMVCVSGSLPVGVHPDDFTDWMIRLRRQCPCIIFDSSREALKAGLKAAPWLVKPNRRELEIWAGRPLESMQDVVEAAHKLREQGIAHVVISLGAEGALWVNASGAWIARPPACDVVSTVGAGDSMVGGLIYGLLMRETSEHTLRLATAVAALAVSQSNVGVSDRTRLAAMMAKVELNPFNG, encoded by the coding sequence ATGACCAGACGCGTTGCCACCATCACCCTGAATCCGGCCTATGATCTGGTGGGGTTTTGTGAAGAGATTGAGCGTGGTGAGGTAAACCTGGTGCGGACTACCGGTCTGCACGCTGCGGGAAAGGGTATTAACGTTGCTAAAGTGCTGAAGGACCTGGGCATCGATGTCACCGTTGGCGGTTTTCTGGGTAAAGAGAATCAGGAAGGTTTCCAGCATCTGTTTAGCGAGCTGGGTATCGCCAACCGCTTCCAGGTGGTGCAGGGGCGTACCCGTATTAACGTTAAGATGACGGAAAAAGATGGTGAAGTGACCGATCTTAACTTCTCCGGCTTTGAAGTGACTCGTCCCGACTGGGAGCGTTTTGTCTCTGACTCCCTGAGCTGGCTGGGGCAGTTTGATATGGTGTGCGTCAGCGGCAGCCTGCCGGTGGGTGTACACCCCGATGATTTTACCGACTGGATGATACGCCTGCGCCGCCAGTGCCCGTGCATTATCTTCGACAGCAGCCGCGAAGCGCTGAAGGCCGGTCTTAAAGCGGCGCCATGGCTGGTGAAGCCCAATCGTCGGGAGCTGGAGATCTGGGCCGGGCGACCGCTGGAAAGTATGCAGGACGTGGTGGAAGCGGCCCATAAGCTACGCGAGCAGGGGATAGCCCACGTGGTGATTTCGCTGGGGGCCGAAGGCGCGCTCTGGGTCAACGCCTCGGGCGCCTGGATAGCCCGACCGCCCGCCTGTGACGTGGTCAGTACCGTCGGTGCCGGAGACTCCATGGTCGGCGGCCTGATCTACGGCCTGCTGATGCGCGAAACCAGCGAACATACCCTGCGTCTGGCGACGGCGGTGGCGGCGCTGGCGGTGAGCCAGAGCAATGTGGGCGTCAGCGATCGTACCCGGCTGGCGGCCATGATGGCGAAGGTGGAACTCAATCCGTTCAATGGCTGA
- the setB gene encoding sugar efflux transporter SetB, giving the protein MQSDSTLPRSGPVNLTSAAFLIVAFLTGIAGALQTPTLSLFLSEEVHARPAMVGLFFTGSAVIGILVSQFLASHSDRRGDRKSLILGCCLLGALACVLFAWNRNYFILLFIGVFLSSFGSTANPQMFALAREHAERTGREAVMFSSILRAQVSLAWVVGPPLAYALALGFGFEVMYLSAAAAFIVCGLIVWFWLPSMRKDPAAGAGVLEAPRRNRRDALLLFTACTMMWGSNSLYIINMPLYIIHELKLPEKLAGLMMGTAAGLEIPTMLIAGYYARRFGKRFLMRVAVVGGLLFYIGMLTVHNPILLLALQLMNAIYIGILAGIGMLYFQDLMPGQAGAATTLYTNTTRVGWIIAGSLAGIAAEIWSYHSVFWLALGMIAVTVWCLLRIRDV; this is encoded by the coding sequence ATGCAATCTGACTCTACCTTGCCGCGTTCAGGCCCGGTCAACCTGACGTCGGCGGCGTTCCTGATCGTCGCCTTTCTGACCGGCATTGCCGGCGCACTCCAGACGCCCACCCTGAGCCTGTTTCTGAGTGAAGAAGTTCATGCCCGTCCTGCCATGGTGGGGTTGTTCTTTACCGGCAGTGCGGTTATCGGCATTCTGGTCAGCCAGTTTCTGGCCAGCCATTCCGACCGCCGTGGCGATCGTAAGAGCCTGATTCTGGGCTGCTGCCTGCTGGGGGCGCTGGCCTGCGTCCTGTTCGCCTGGAACCGTAACTACTTTATTCTGCTGTTTATCGGCGTCTTTCTTAGCAGCTTTGGCTCTACGGCTAACCCACAAATGTTCGCCCTGGCCCGGGAACACGCGGAGCGCACCGGGCGCGAAGCGGTAATGTTCAGCTCTATCCTGCGCGCCCAGGTGTCGCTGGCCTGGGTGGTAGGACCGCCGCTGGCCTACGCGCTGGCGCTGGGTTTCGGCTTCGAGGTCATGTACCTCAGCGCCGCTGCGGCCTTTATCGTCTGCGGGCTGATCGTTTGGTTTTGGCTGCCGTCGATGCGTAAAGATCCCGCCGCCGGGGCAGGCGTACTGGAAGCGCCGCGCCGCAATCGTCGCGACGCCCTGCTGTTGTTTACCGCCTGTACCATGATGTGGGGCAGCAACAGCCTCTATATCATTAATATGCCGCTCTATATTATCCACGAGCTCAAGCTGCCGGAAAAACTGGCCGGTCTGATGATGGGCACCGCCGCCGGGCTGGAGATTCCCACCATGCTGATCGCCGGTTATTACGCCCGGCGCTTCGGCAAACGCTTCCTGATGCGGGTGGCGGTGGTCGGCGGGCTGCTGTTCTATATCGGTATGCTGACGGTGCACAACCCAATACTGCTGCTGGCTCTACAGCTAATGAACGCTATCTATATTGGGATTCTGGCGGGTATCGGTATGCTCTATTTTCAGGATCTGATGCCCGGTCAGGCGGGCGCCGCCACCACGCTGTACACCAATACCACCCGCGTCGGCTGGATTATTGCCGGTTCGCTGGCAGGCATAGCTGCAGAGATCTGGAGTTACCATTCGGTATTCTGGCTGGCACTGGGGATGATTGCCGTTACCGTCTGGTGTCTGCTGCGTATTCGCGACGTTTAG
- a CDS encoding YkgJ family cysteine cluster protein, translated as MDCRPDCGACCTAPSISSPIPGMPQGKPAGVPCVQLDERQRCKIFGSVLRPAVCASLSPDAAMCGTSRTQALAYLIHLEQATAP; from the coding sequence ATGGACTGTCGCCCCGACTGCGGTGCCTGCTGCACTGCTCCTTCCATATCCAGTCCGATTCCCGGTATGCCTCAGGGCAAACCCGCAGGCGTACCCTGCGTACAGCTCGACGAGCGTCAGCGCTGTAAAATCTTTGGCTCTGTGCTGCGCCCTGCGGTGTGCGCCAGCCTGAGTCCAGATGCCGCCATGTGCGGCACCAGCCGGACCCAGGCGCTGGCGTATCTTATCCACCTGGAGCAGGCGACAGCGCCCTAA
- the yeiP gene encoding elongation factor P-like protein YeiP, which produces MARANEIKRGMAINYNGKLLLVKDIDIQAPSARGAATLYKMRFSDVRTGLKVEERFKGDDILDTIVLSRRPVNFSYVDGNEYVFMDDEDYTPYSFNQEQIADELQFIPEGGIPGMQVLTWDGQVLALELPQTVDLEITETAPGIKGASASARTKPATLSTGLTIQVPEYLVTGEKIRIHVAERRYMGRAE; this is translated from the coding sequence ATGGCAAGAGCTAACGAAATCAAACGCGGCATGGCCATCAACTACAATGGCAAGCTGCTGCTGGTGAAAGATATTGATATCCAGGCCCCAAGCGCTCGCGGCGCGGCCACGCTCTATAAGATGCGTTTTTCGGATGTCCGTACCGGTCTGAAGGTGGAAGAGCGCTTTAAGGGCGACGATATCCTCGACACTATCGTGCTCAGCCGCCGCCCGGTCAACTTCTCGTACGTCGACGGCAACGAATATGTCTTTATGGATGATGAAGACTACACCCCCTACTCCTTTAACCAGGAGCAGATCGCCGACGAATTGCAGTTTATTCCCGAAGGGGGCATTCCCGGTATGCAGGTGCTGACCTGGGACGGTCAGGTGCTGGCGCTGGAGCTGCCTCAGACGGTGGATCTGGAAATCACCGAAACCGCGCCGGGCATTAAGGGCGCTTCCGCCAGCGCCCGCACCAAACCGGCAACCCTCTCTACCGGCCTGACTATTCAGGTGCCGGAATATCTGGTCACCGGCGAGAAAATCCGTATTCACGTGGCCGAGCGCCGCTATATGGGGCGCGCCGAGTAA
- the uxuA gene encoding mannonate dehydratase translates to MEQTWRWYGPNDPVTLDDVRQAGATGVVTALHHIPNGQVWPVEEIRERQRLLAEKGLTWSVVESIPIHEDIKTHSGDYDQHIAAWQQSVRNLAECGIDTVCYNFMPILDWTRTDLAWTLPDGSKALRFDQIAFAAFELHILKRPGAEADYSEQERAQAADYFAAMSAADIDKLTRNIIAGLPGAEEGYTLDQFRARLAEYDGIDKAQLRENMAYFLKAVVPVAEQAGVRLAIHPDDPPRPILGLPRIVSTIDDMQWMKQTVDSIYNGFTMCTGSYGVRADNDLVNMIETFGDRIHFTHLRATCREQNPKTFHEGAHLQGDVDMVAVVKAILTEESRRKAAGDLRPIPMRPDHGHQMLDDLHKKTNPGYSAIGRLKGLAEVRGVELALKKLLFPELL, encoded by the coding sequence ATGGAACAAACCTGGCGTTGGTATGGACCGAATGATCCGGTCACCCTGGACGATGTACGGCAGGCGGGTGCGACTGGCGTGGTTACTGCGCTGCACCATATCCCTAATGGTCAGGTATGGCCGGTTGAAGAGATCCGCGAGCGTCAGCGGCTGCTGGCGGAAAAAGGGCTCACCTGGTCAGTGGTCGAGAGCATCCCGATTCATGAGGATATCAAGACCCATAGCGGCGACTACGACCAGCATATCGCCGCCTGGCAGCAGAGCGTGCGTAACCTGGCCGAATGCGGCATCGATACCGTCTGCTACAACTTTATGCCGATCCTGGACTGGACCCGTACCGATCTGGCCTGGACGCTGCCGGACGGTTCAAAGGCGCTGCGTTTCGATCAGATAGCCTTTGCGGCGTTTGAACTGCATATCCTTAAGCGCCCGGGGGCCGAAGCCGACTATAGCGAGCAGGAGCGCGCCCAGGCGGCGGATTACTTCGCCGCCATGAGCGCCGCTGACATCGACAAGCTAACCCGCAACATCATTGCAGGCCTGCCCGGCGCGGAAGAGGGCTATACCCTCGATCAGTTCCGTGCCCGTCTGGCGGAATATGACGGTATCGATAAGGCACAGCTGCGTGAGAACATGGCTTACTTCCTGAAAGCGGTGGTGCCGGTGGCGGAACAGGCGGGCGTTCGCCTGGCTATCCATCCGGACGATCCGCCGCGCCCGATCCTGGGCCTGCCGCGCATTGTTTCTACCATTGACGATATGCAGTGGATGAAACAGACCGTGGACAGCATCTACAACGGCTTCACGATGTGCACCGGTTCTTACGGCGTTCGCGCCGATAACGATTTGGTGAATATGATCGAAACCTTTGGCGATCGTATTCACTTTACCCATCTGCGTGCCACCTGCCGGGAGCAGAATCCGAAAACCTTCCATGAAGGGGCGCATCTGCAGGGCGATGTGGATATGGTCGCGGTGGTGAAGGCGATTCTGACTGAGGAGTCTCGACGTAAAGCGGCGGGCGATTTGCGCCCGATCCCGATGCGTCCGGATCACGGTCACCAGATGCTGGACGATCTGCATAAAAAGACCAACCCGGGCTATTCGGCTATCGGGCGTCTGAAGGGGCTGGCGGAAGTGCGCGGCGTTGAGCTGGCGCTGAAAAAACTGCTATTCCCTGAACTGCTGTGA
- a CDS encoding mannitol dehydrogenase family protein, protein MNTIASVALPSGVRQPGYDRTQLKSRIVHLGFGAFHRAHQALLTDRVLNQLGGDWGICEISLFSGDKLMSALRAQDHLYTVLEKGPQGSEAIVVGAVHECLNARLDGLSAIIEKFCEPQVAIVSLTITEKGYCIDPASGQLDLTNERIRHDLEHPDQPHSAPGILVEALARRRERGLAPFTVLSCDNIPDNGHTVRNAVLGLAQQRDATLTTWIRDSVTFPSTMVDRIVPAATDASLQEIADAVGVADPCGICAEPWIQWVVEDNFVAGRPAWEQVGVQMVQDVLPWEEMKLRMLNGSHSFLAWLGYLAGFETIADCMADADFQAAARRLMMQEQAPTLNIQNVSLDDYARGLIARFSNPALPHRTWQIAMDGSQKLPQRMLNGIRWHLANGSDWPLLALGVAGWMRYVSGVDDRGEPIDIRDPLLEKIASRVAQSSEQERVAALLTLKEIFGDDLPANPVFVDSLEQAWRQLCRQGARSTVAATLAG, encoded by the coding sequence ATGAACACTATCGCCAGCGTCGCGCTACCGTCCGGCGTCCGTCAGCCGGGCTATGACCGCACACAGCTTAAAAGCCGCATCGTTCACCTGGGATTTGGCGCCTTCCACCGTGCCCACCAGGCGCTACTGACCGACAGGGTTCTAAACCAGCTGGGTGGCGACTGGGGCATTTGCGAAATCAGCCTGTTTAGCGGTGATAAACTAATGAGCGCGTTACGCGCCCAGGATCACCTTTATACGGTTCTGGAAAAGGGTCCCCAGGGCAGCGAAGCCATCGTGGTGGGCGCCGTTCACGAATGTCTGAATGCCCGGCTCGATGGCCTCTCCGCCATTATTGAAAAGTTCTGCGAGCCGCAGGTCGCCATTGTTTCGCTCACCATCACCGAAAAGGGCTACTGCATCGATCCGGCCAGCGGCCAGCTCGATTTAACGAATGAGCGCATCCGCCACGATCTTGAACATCCGGACCAGCCTCATTCCGCACCGGGCATTCTGGTGGAAGCCCTGGCGCGCCGTCGGGAGCGTGGCCTGGCCCCCTTTACCGTTCTCTCTTGCGATAACATTCCCGACAACGGGCATACGGTCCGCAATGCCGTTCTGGGGCTGGCGCAGCAGCGTGATGCGACCCTGACGACATGGATCCGCGATAGCGTGACTTTCCCCTCTACCATGGTAGACCGCATTGTGCCCGCCGCCACGGATGCGTCGCTTCAGGAGATCGCCGATGCAGTCGGGGTGGCAGATCCCTGCGGTATCTGCGCCGAACCCTGGATTCAATGGGTGGTTGAGGATAACTTCGTGGCCGGCCGACCAGCCTGGGAGCAGGTAGGCGTACAGATGGTACAGGATGTTCTGCCCTGGGAAGAGATGAAGCTGCGTATGCTCAACGGCAGCCACTCGTTTCTTGCCTGGCTGGGCTATCTGGCAGGCTTTGAGACCATTGCCGACTGCATGGCCGATGCCGATTTCCAGGCCGCCGCCCGCCGCCTGATGATGCAGGAACAGGCCCCTACGCTGAATATCCAGAACGTCAGTCTGGACGATTACGCCCGGGGGTTGATCGCCCGCTTTAGTAACCCCGCCCTGCCGCACCGCACCTGGCAGATTGCCATGGACGGTAGCCAGAAGCTGCCGCAGCGTATGCTGAACGGCATCCGCTGGCATCTGGCTAACGGTAGCGACTGGCCGTTACTGGCGCTGGGCGTGGCCGGCTGGATGCGCTACGTCAGCGGCGTGGATGACAGGGGCGAGCCAATAGACATCCGCGATCCGCTGCTGGAGAAGATCGCCAGCCGGGTAGCCCAGAGCAGCGAACAGGAGCGGGTTGCCGCCCTGCTGACGCTCAAAGAGATCTTCGGCGACGATCTGCCCGCTAATCCTGTCTTTGTCGATTCGCTAGAACAGGCCTGGCGCCAGCTCTGTCGCCAGGGTGCCCGCAGCACGGTGGCCGCCACTCTTGCCGGTTAA
- a CDS encoding CobW family GTP-binding protein, with product MTKTNLITGFLGSGKTTTITHLLANKPENEKWAVLVNEFGEIGIDGALLADSGALLKEIPGGCMCCVNGLPMQVGLNTLLRQGRPDRLLIEPTGLGHPKQILDMLTADVYEPWIDLRATLTLLDPRQLLEQRLQNDENFRDQLAAADIIIANKADRQDEASRAALEAWLSSNLAGRKAITVSQGQIDPALLDSPRHNLRTLPASESHSHSHPASRGLAALSLASHQRWRRSLNSGQGHHACGWIFDEETRFDTIGLLEWARLAPVDRVKGVMRIPEGLVRINRQGQDFHIETQNVAPPDSRIEIIHSAECDWNQLQQDLLKLRLPDDNQR from the coding sequence GTGACAAAAACCAACCTGATTACCGGCTTTCTTGGTAGCGGTAAGACCACCACCATCACTCACCTGCTGGCAAACAAGCCAGAAAATGAGAAGTGGGCGGTACTGGTAAACGAATTTGGCGAGATCGGCATTGACGGCGCCCTGCTGGCAGACAGCGGTGCGCTGTTAAAAGAGATCCCTGGCGGCTGCATGTGCTGCGTCAACGGCCTGCCCATGCAGGTAGGACTCAATACACTGCTGCGTCAGGGGCGCCCGGATCGCCTGCTGATAGAACCCACCGGGCTGGGCCATCCGAAGCAGATCCTGGATATGCTTACCGCCGATGTCTATGAACCCTGGATCGATCTGCGAGCCACTCTGACGCTGCTCGATCCGCGTCAATTGCTGGAACAGCGTCTGCAAAACGATGAGAACTTCCGCGATCAGCTGGCCGCCGCCGATATAATTATCGCCAATAAGGCCGACAGGCAGGACGAGGCCAGCCGCGCAGCTCTGGAGGCGTGGCTGAGTAGCAATCTGGCGGGACGCAAAGCCATTACCGTCAGCCAGGGCCAGATCGATCCCGCCTTGCTGGATAGCCCACGCCATAATCTACGCACGTTGCCCGCAAGCGAAAGCCACAGTCACTCCCACCCCGCTTCCCGCGGACTGGCGGCCCTGAGCCTGGCTTCTCACCAGCGCTGGCGCCGCAGCCTTAACAGCGGACAGGGTCATCACGCCTGCGGCTGGATCTTCGACGAAGAGACCCGCTTCGACACCATTGGCCTGCTGGAATGGGCGCGGCTGGCGCCGGTAGATCGGGTAAAGGGCGTAATGCGCATTCCCGAAGGGCTGGTTCGCATCAATCGCCAGGGTCAGGATTTTCATATCGAAACCCAGAATGTCGCCCCGCCAGACAGCCGTATCGAAATCATTCACAGCGCGGAATGCGACTGGAATCAGCTACAACAGGATCTGTTGAAGCTTCGTTTACCTGACGACAATCAGCGTTGA
- a CDS encoding phosphatase PAP2 family protein — translation MTRPNTLHILLLNALGLVLFFSWYLPPDHGFWFAIDAGIFHYFNAGLVNSRAFLWLVAITNNRAFDLCSLLCMGLLMLSYWQGATARERRHIFIMGLTMLLTAVVLNQLGQRIPVERPSPTLTFEHVHRVRDLLPISTKDASRDSFPGDHGMMLLIFAGFMLRYFGRRAFVTALVIVVVFSLPRMMSGAHWFTDVFVGSLSVVLVGLPWCLMTSLNDKIILWFDRHLPGKYKQASNISS, via the coding sequence ATGACTCGCCCCAACACTCTTCACATTCTGTTACTGAACGCACTGGGACTGGTGCTGTTCTTTTCGTGGTATCTGCCCCCGGACCATGGGTTCTGGTTCGCGATTGACGCCGGTATTTTCCACTACTTTAACGCCGGGCTGGTTAACAGCCGCGCTTTTCTGTGGCTGGTGGCTATCACCAACAACCGGGCCTTCGATCTCTGCTCGCTGCTGTGTATGGGCCTGCTGATGCTGAGCTACTGGCAGGGAGCGACCGCCCGTGAGCGCCGCCATATCTTTATTATGGGTCTGACCATGCTGCTGACCGCCGTGGTGCTGAACCAGCTGGGGCAGCGCATTCCGGTAGAGCGCCCAAGCCCGACGCTGACTTTTGAGCATGTGCATCGGGTCCGGGATCTGCTGCCCATCTCGACCAAGGATGCCTCGCGCGACAGCTTCCCCGGCGACCACGGTATGATGCTGCTAATCTTCGCGGGCTTTATGCTGCGCTACTTCGGACGCCGGGCCTTCGTGACGGCGCTGGTTATTGTGGTTGTCTTTTCATTACCGCGTATGATGAGCGGCGCACACTGGTTTACCGATGTCTTTGTCGGTTCATTATCCGTGGTATTGGTTGGCCTGCCCTGGTGTCTGATGACCTCATTAAACGATAAGATTATTCTCTGGTTTGATCGCCATCTTCCTGGCAAATACAAACAAGCCAGCAACATTTCAAGCTAA
- the mepS gene encoding bifunctional murein DD-endopeptidase/murein LD-carboxypeptidase codes for MVTSQPILRYILRVIPAVAVAAVLSACSSTNTANNTHTPSTTGSDNGFLLQTSQDEFESMVHNLDIKSRLMDQYASWKGVRYRLGGDTKRGVDCSAFVQRTFREQFGLELPRSTSQQRSSGTPVSRSKLRTGDLVLFRAGSTGRHIGIYIGNNQFVHASTSSGVMISNLDQPYWNKRYNQARRVLTRS; via the coding sequence ATGGTCACATCTCAACCAATTTTGAGATATATCCTGCGGGTGATACCTGCAGTCGCGGTGGCGGCCGTGCTCTCGGCCTGTAGCTCCACCAATACCGCAAATAATACGCATACACCTTCAACCACCGGCAGCGATAACGGATTCTTACTCCAGACCTCTCAGGATGAATTCGAAAGCATGGTTCACAATCTGGATATTAAATCCCGTTTGATGGATCAATATGCCAGTTGGAAAGGGGTTCGCTACCGACTGGGGGGCGATACCAAAAGAGGCGTTGATTGTTCCGCATTTGTTCAACGCACGTTCCGTGAGCAGTTTGGTCTTGAACTTCCCCGCTCGACATCCCAACAAAGAAGCAGTGGCACTCCCGTTTCCCGCAGTAAATTGCGCACCGGCGATCTGGTTCTGTTCCGCGCGGGTTCCACCGGTCGTCACATTGGCATCTATATCGGTAATAACCAATTTGTTCACGCTTCCACCAGCAGCGGCGTTATGATTTCCAATCTTGACCAGCCTTACTGGAACAAGCGTTATAATCAAGCAAGACGGGTTTTAACCCGCAGTTAA